The following are from one region of the Paenalkalicoccus suaedae genome:
- a CDS encoding sigma-70 family RNA polymerase sigma factor: protein MTRSRAMLALPRNTSRARSEKDRPMHEGKQGELTHISSYLDGIVRLLEGEAGQLSGKGASLSENDGTLSGKEGGLSGNGGSLSRKELRLSENRGTLSRKELRLSKNVEPLSENATRLSKNSSQFSINTNDTLQADNQDDEFTDLCQSYMPLIHKLINKWNLGGDRDEYEQIGRIALHEAWTKFDSGRGYFPAYAKSYVRGRIQQELERRDRHQQRQVSVEPTIMHELAGTNDSNIEDNELLEDFLNKHRHTLSKREQQWFQLAIIEGLKQREIASQCGVSTETVKSWRKCALIKLRREVGGVDNLALH, encoded by the coding sequence GTGACGAGATCGCGCGCTATGCTTGCTCTACCGCGGAATACAAGCAGAGCGCGCTCTGAGAAGGATCGACCAATGCACGAGGGAAAGCAAGGCGAATTAACGCATATTTCGAGTTACTTAGATGGGATTGTAAGGTTGTTGGAGGGTGAGGCAGGGCAGTTATCCGGAAAGGGGGCTTCATTATCCGAAAATGATGGAACATTATCCGGAAAGGAAGGTGGATTATCCGGAAATGGTGGATCATTATCCAGAAAGGAGCTGCGATTATCCGAAAACAGAGGAACATTATCCAGAAAGGAGCTACGATTATCCAAAAACGTCGAACCATTATCCGAAAATGCCACCCGATTATCCAAAAACAGTTCACAGTTTTCAATCAACACAAATGACACGCTTCAAGCAGATAATCAAGACGACGAATTCACAGACCTATGCCAAAGCTACATGCCGCTTATCCACAAACTTATCAACAAATGGAATCTAGGCGGCGACCGCGACGAATACGAACAAATCGGACGAATCGCATTACACGAAGCATGGACAAAATTTGACTCCGGGCGCGGCTACTTCCCGGCCTATGCAAAAAGCTATGTCCGCGGCCGCATCCAGCAGGAGCTCGAGCGACGCGATCGCCATCAGCAACGCCAAGTCAGCGTCGAGCCAACCATCATGCACGAACTCGCTGGTACAAACGACAGCAACATCGAAGACAACGAATTACTAGAGGACTTTTTAAACAAACACCGCCACACACTCTCAAAGCGAGAGCAACAGTGGTTCCAGCTCGCCATCATAGAAGGACTTAAACAGCGAGAAATCGCGAGTCAATGTGGAGTAAGCACCGAAACCGTCAAAAGCTGGCGCAAATGCGCGCTGATAAAACTCCGTCGCGAAGTAGGTGGTGTTGATAATCTGGCACTTCATTAA
- a CDS encoding nuclease-related domain-containing protein produces MIIKHRKTPAFFPQYESLLRRLQTNHPMYQRIEEQFSQYKAGFAGEKSVDYPLSFLSASTYHIFHQVRLHSQDHYFEVDTLLLCQQFALVLEIKNYKGALRFDVDRAVLHKTTPEKEEVFDCPILQAERQAIRFKLWLAEQSVTNLPVYHHVLLAHKESTVLNDESLPHVSRVEHATRVVDQIHAHTPNDAITTAVMKRIGRSILQRSVPKHEYVLQKFMIRADELIHGVHCTSCNSFAVLRVSGKWTCMDCSFASKQMHLATIADFKNLFGMHFATRALKQWMGIESTQLALRLVGRLAIKSSGSTQKARYTFKT; encoded by the coding sequence ATGATCATTAAACATAGAAAGACACCTGCGTTTTTCCCTCAATATGAATCTCTCCTTCGAAGGTTGCAGACGAATCATCCGATGTATCAAAGAATTGAGGAGCAATTTTCTCAGTACAAAGCTGGCTTCGCTGGCGAAAAATCGGTTGATTACCCACTATCCTTTTTATCTGCCTCCACTTACCACATATTCCATCAAGTTAGATTACACTCACAGGACCATTACTTTGAGGTAGACACGCTACTTCTATGCCAGCAGTTTGCCCTAGTGCTAGAAATTAAAAACTATAAGGGTGCTCTGCGATTTGATGTTGATCGTGCCGTGTTGCACAAGACAACACCAGAAAAAGAAGAGGTATTTGACTGTCCCATTTTGCAAGCGGAGCGACAGGCAATCCGCTTCAAACTATGGTTAGCTGAGCAGTCTGTTACAAATCTGCCGGTCTATCACCATGTGCTGCTCGCTCATAAGGAATCGACAGTACTGAATGATGAGAGTCTTCCTCACGTTTCTCGCGTAGAGCATGCGACGCGTGTCGTTGATCAGATCCATGCGCATACGCCGAATGATGCGATTACGACGGCGGTGATGAAGAGGATTGGACGTAGCATTTTGCAACGCTCGGTGCCCAAGCATGAGTATGTGTTGCAAAAGTTTATGATCCGGGCGGATGAACTTATCCACGGTGTGCACTGTACGAGTTGCAATTCGTTTGCCGTGCTGCGTGTGTCGGGCAAGTGGACGTGTATGGATTGTAGCTTTGCAAGTAAGCAGATGCATCTTGCGACTATTGCCGATTTTAAAAACTTGTTTGGGATGCACTTTGCAACACGAGCTTTGAAGCAATGGATGGGGATCGAGAGTACGCAACTGGCACTTAGACTCGTCGGGAGGTTAGCGATAAAATCTAGTGGCTCCACGCAAAAAGCTCGATATACGTTTAAGACTTAG
- a CDS encoding competence protein ComK — protein sequence MHVLDHYTINADTMILMPAYDINYESIVYEKHSCYYVRQPAFSLIDAACRMAFATYEGRVQAVKSMLPYEKKTPVLISEIEQLAVFPTHSPQNMECHWVFPQHVLQTLSRHDGQADVVFRDGLTLTVPVSKRTIDNQILRTSHMMQLYAHYQRA from the coding sequence ATGCACGTACTCGATCACTACACCATCAACGCCGACACGATGATTCTGATGCCTGCTTATGACATCAATTACGAATCCATTGTCTATGAAAAACATTCGTGTTACTACGTCAGACAACCAGCCTTTTCGCTTATAGATGCGGCTTGCCGGATGGCATTCGCGACGTATGAAGGGCGGGTCCAAGCTGTAAAGTCAATGCTACCTTACGAAAAAAAGACGCCAGTTTTGATTAGCGAGATCGAACAACTAGCAGTCTTCCCTACGCATTCGCCGCAGAATATGGAGTGTCATTGGGTCTTTCCCCAGCACGTTTTGCAAACGTTGTCACGCCATGACGGTCAAGCTGATGTTGTCTTCCGCGATGGCTTGACGCTAACGGTGCCCGTATCAAAACGAACCATCGACAATCAGATTTTACGAACAAGCCACATGATGCAGCTCTATGCCCACTACCAGCGGGCATAG